The sequence below is a genomic window from Lolium perenne isolate Kyuss_39 chromosome 7, Kyuss_2.0, whole genome shotgun sequence.
CCGTGTTCGACATCAGGAAGAGGGTGGTCGGGATCCTCGAGCCCGGCGAGACGGTCCCGCGCGCCCTCAGGCGGCTCAAGGGCCTCGGCGGCGgcgcgcccaccgccgccgccggcgcgcgCGGGACTGCTAGCAGCAGGATGGACGAGGAGACGCGGCGCGCGTTCGACGAGCTGACGGACGCGGCGGCGGAGCTGTTCGACCGCGGCGACCTCGACGCCTACTCCCACGACCGCGAGGCGTTCGAGGAGGCGGCGTGGGCCTACGAGTACCGCCGCCGTGCCCGCGCCTCTGgttccgccgccgctgccgcgcaGGAGGTCGAAGAAGGATGCGCAGTCAGTCCCGATCAGCCGGATACGCCGGGCGACGCTTCGggtacggcggcggcggaggctggCGAGGGAGCCGGCGTCGGGGGCTGGGACTACGTGTACGATCCGGCGTCGGGCAACTACTACAGCAGCAGCACGGGGTACTTCTACGATGCTGCGTCTGGGTGCTACTGCTCGGCGTATACGGGCACATGGTTCTCCTACGGCGACGATGGACAATGCTACGGCACGGGCAAAGAGTTGCAGCCGTGAGTAATTAACAGCCATTTTAGTATGCAGAGAGTAATAGTCTGATGGAGATATTAATACAGTTTTCCCTGGTAGCCCCAGTATTCATTCGAAAATGCAACAAAGGACATTAAGCAAACCAGATTCTTTAGTGTTACAAACAATAGGAATCAAACAATCTGGGGTTCATCATGCATTCGACAGTATTACAAATCATAGGAAGCAAATAAATCCAGTGGTCATTATTCCACATTATTACAAAACCATAGTAAAGAAATAAATTCAGTGTTCCATCACTGCATGCACCATGCAGCCATATGCCATTATGGATTCGTCGGTAGTTTACAAGAGTATGTAGCCCAAGGAAGAAGCCAGTAAAAACCTGAATACTTTGAAGGACTTCATCTCCTTCGTCTCCCGTCCTCAGCAAAAGGGCACCCATCTAACAGTTATCAAACAAATCAGTAACATAGCAGCAACCTGAACGACTAGTAGTTACAGTAACATTTACTGAACGCAATGGAAAGTAGAAGACATCAAGGCAATTTGAGTACGTACCATCAGCAATCTTTTCGCGATTCGGCCCAGGAGTTACACAATCGCTCCAACTCAGGATTGCAGTACTCGACCGTGAACTTCTCAAGAGATTTCGGCAGTGTTCCAAGCGACTGCATATGCTCACACGCGTAGATATCCAGTATCTTGAGCGATTTGAGGTGCTCCATGCCTGGTAAGGCATCCCAGCTGCATCTAGTAATATATAGCGAATGAAGATGAATGAAAGGCCCAAGATCAGGAGCAAGTCCCTGTTGACTCCATCCGCCGAATATTAGTTGTTGAAGATTCTTTGGACCGCCATTATGCTCGCCCATCATCCAATTCGGTAAGGTCATACCGTGGTAACCCCATATACCTAGTCTTTCAAGATACTTGGATGGGCAAAGACCCTCAAGTACATCATCGTGATCTTCTGGACCGCAGTTCCCACTATCCCATTGCAGCACCACTTCTGTAAGCTTTTCCTTGCCAGCGAGATTGACTTCAAGAGCTTCCTCCTTGCTCTGAACATTTTCAAGACCTCGGATGTGCAGCCTATCTTGAAGCTTGTTTAGGTGTTTCAGCTGATGCGGCTCATACCCCTGTTCCTTCCTTATTGTGAAGTGTACTAACATTTGGAGCCATGTCAGCCTGCCAATGCCTGGAAAATCCAGAGCAGAAGTGCTAATTACACGGCGCAAGTTGACGAGGTTCGACATATCACCTGAAAACGCTAGACTTCTGCACCAACCAAAATCTACCACCTGCATGTGGTAAAGTTTGGTAAAAGTGCCTGGTACAGTTATCTTGGGAAGTGCAGCCGTCATTTGAAAAGCTAAATAACGCAGATGATTCAACTGACCAATCGAATCTGGGATTGAGATCAAACGGTCGTTGGGATCACTTCCACTAAAACCTAATTTCAGTACCCGCAATTTCCGTAGCCCCCTCAAAATATTGAACACACTCTCAAAGACTTTCCATTCGGTTGAATAGATGATGAGAGTGCGCAAGTTTTTCAATCCAGATATCTTCTCAATAAGCATCTCGCTATAATAAGCCCCAACAAAAAGATAGCGGACATCTTGAGGACCTTCCTCTCTGGAGCCTTTCTCGATCCTGAAGTAATCTCTTCCGGCAACCTCCTCTGCTAAATCACACAGCAGATCATGAATTGTAAAGTAATCAACAACATATGCACCTGTACCCACCTCATGTAATGTTTTCCCTCCTAATTGCAGAAACGAGGCCGACAACAATTCATTAAAATAATTCTTAGCAACATCTTCCATTTCCTCTTCAGGCTTACTAGGTTTTATAAACCCTTCTGCCACCCACAACTTAACTAGCTCATCACGtttcaaatgatgtcctctaggaAAAATACTGCAGTAAGCAAAGCATCGCCTGACCTGCTCATCAAGATACTGGTAGCTCCACCACAGAGCTCCCATCGTACTGTTCAAGAGGTCCCG
It includes:
- the LOC127317126 gene encoding uncharacterized protein yields the protein MAADVRKTGARGDLLGCNCVGPKEIRPIGTIPPPTYRRSIDRSMEAPAEQQPPRGTKRPPEDGDVYKANGARRYDFSRDEEGGGGGGCNSSTGFLDENGTFVERAARGGTKEEAWLGPADADAAPAATKRARKALRKQEEDERLVDDLVASRAVFDIRKRVVGILEPGETVPRALRRLKGLGGGAPTAAAGARGTASSRMDEETRRAFDELTDAAAELFDRGDLDAYSHDREAFEEAAWAYEYRRRARASGSAAAAAQEVEEGCAVSPDQPDTPGDASGTAAAEAGEGAGVGGWDYVYDPASGNYYSSSTGYFYDAASGCYCSAYTGTWFSYGDDGQCYGTGKELQPSP
- the LOC127317125 gene encoding disease resistance protein RGA2-like, whose product is MADPISISAAVGWGVTAVGWLASPIIPRLLNKGFALLELNAPEKLKILDIQVLQLQRVMEVVDESTYRVRLEPLLEKLKSAFYEAEDILDRVEYQSLKKQIQGAKLDASMPPRKMDFLRNCLPCAMPSSPLKDEESGMSKLQLEKSLKKIGSAISDACEVLEQLNLPGVRNDSARRAVATSSRSAVTTAGPPLRVIGRDQDRDKIIAMLHEKEYHCQVNTTSGTCYSVIGIHGIAGSGKSTLAQCVYDHEKKCKQEKMEGHFDILMWIHVSQNFALDSIFSEMFEGATHKECPKFSSLNILKESLEEKLRGKRILLVLDDVWYNIRNSEDREELQKLISPLHVGKTGSRILVTSRTEAALLTLGAVKGRCIPISDLDDEVFLEMFMHYALRDARVSDNDRIILEMIAEDIAKKLKRSPLAARTVGSRLRETQTVEFWRSEKDRDLLNSTMGALWWSYQYLDEQVRRCFAYCSIFPRGHHLKRDELVKLWVAEGFIKPSKPEEEMEDVAKNYFNELLSASFLQLGGKTLHEVGTGAYVVDYFTIHDLLCDLAEEVAGRDYFRIEKGSREEGPQDVRYLFVGAYYSEMLIEKISGLKNLRTLIIYSTEWKVFESVFNILRGLRKLRVLKLGFSGSDPNDRLISIPDSIGQLNHLRYLAFQMTAALPKITVPGTFTKLYHMQVVDFGWCRSLAFSGDMSNLVNLRRVISTSALDFPGIGRLTWLQMLVHFTIRKEQGYEPHQLKHLNKLQDRLHIRGLENVQSKEEALEVNLAGKEKLTEVVLQWDSGNCGPEDHDDVLEGLCPSKYLERLGIWGYHGMTLPNWMMGEHNGGPKNLQQLIFGGWSQQGLAPDLGPFIHLHSLYITRCSWDALPGMEHLKSLKILDIYACEHMQSLGTLPKSLEKFTVEYCNPELERLCNSWAESRKDC